One region of Carassius carassius chromosome 41, fCarCar2.1, whole genome shotgun sequence genomic DNA includes:
- the LOC132122801 gene encoding autism susceptibility gene 2 protein homolog isoform X2 — MFAPTTALPSPPPLLTGSALPVPSAPSTAPYTDHDLLRQELNSRFLVSQTVDRGGAPGPQAYLRTEFHQHQHTHQHTHQHTFSPFSHSIMPSPAAPLFDKYPTKVDTFHRHSLVPSYPSVMTGILPMVPPAGPFSSLQGAFQPKASNPLEVVSRPGSVAHQLLQKDSRLLDPMCLKPKKPGKWCAMHVHIAWQVYHHQQKIKKQMEPHKFDFGFKPEFQNKSPGSSFMGLQPRDLPRPSTILSNAGPTHPTVSPYGSPPHTPNNLHSVVPNHGLSILSSSAFGGLGNPSITPSAAHGTEDGKTVPTSSGPLESWNRLQQTPPSFPTPPLCSRPSETERAPSILDRAANKKDSLENKDDKEREPKEKSNGQHLSPIRNRALDNNQPTESLKSSIRNDPKEEDQPREKTQAQELPQQTQETEEQKHKEIQSDKREKDVKSEQHPTDDKPAEKESSSPKQQREDLKWPNSDSQPWEPAEKKIRVEYETHAKSSKVRVKKEKKDDQDREVTTHQKVLEKTWQDSRASAINHSPLSTIHLPSFGITAGHPGLDRTRLVSPFLGMGPLPGAERLPYLPQQWESMRNVYRGLDLPRRDSLGKDLLIRTDPLQRTMMGHPAYPREPFLQSMVLEQRSQMEERQRLAFLREESERCRLLAMHHTALDPQLLPPGLFTVAYPSTGLLHYSSLSRTLPAAYVHTQPHPLFPMLAARPGSPRRMTPLTDRPVLHPHRDTETR; from the exons ATGTTTGCCCCGACGACAGCCCTGCCTTCTCCTCCTCCGCTCTTAACAGGAAGTGCTCTGCCAGTGCCCAGTGCACCATCAACTGCTCCCTACACAG ATCATGACCTACTGCGGCAGGAGTTAAACTCTCGGTTCCTGGTCTCCCAGACCGTCGATCGAGGAGGCGCTCCAGGTCCCCAGGCCTACCTGCGCACGGAATTTCACCAGCACcagcacacacaccaacacacacatcaGCACACCTTCTCTCCCTTCTCCCATTCCATCATGCCCAGCCCAGCAGCACCACTG TTTGACAAATACCCCACTAAAGTGGACACCTTCCATAGACACAGT TTGGTCCCATCCTATCCGTCAGTAATGACTGGAATACTTCCAATGGTTCCACCTGCTGGACCATTCAGCTCTCTCCAGGGAGCTTTTCAACCCAAG GCTTCCAACCCACTAGAGGTGGTGTCAAGACCAGGATCAGTGGCACACCAACTTTTACAGAAGGACTCCAGA cttcttGACCCCATGTGTCTTAAACCAAAG AAACCTGGGAAGTGGTGTGCAATGCATGTCCACATTGCATGGCAAGTTTACCATCATCAGCAAAAAATTAAG AAGCAGATGGAGCCACATAAGTTTGACTTTGGGTTTAAGCCTGAGTTTCAGAACAAATCGCCTGGCTCAAGCTTCATGGGATTGCAACCACGCGATTTACCCCGTCCCTCCACCATCCTCTCTAATGCAG GTCCCACACACCCAACAGTTTCACCCTATGGATCCCCACCGCATACCCCAAACAATCTTCACAGTGTAGTCCCCAATCATG GCCTAAGTATACTGAGTTCATCTGCCTTTGGAGGACTAGGAAACCCATCAATAA CACCAAGTGCAGCACATGGGACTGAAGATGGTAAAACAGTGCCAACTTCAAGCGGACCACTAGAGTCCTGGAACAGACTGCAGCAGACTCCCCCATCCTTCCCGACGCCCCCTCTATGTTCAAGGCCTTCTGAAACTGAGAGAGCTCCCTCCATACTAGACAGAGCAGCAAATAAGAAAGATTCCCTAGAGAACAAAGATGACAAGGAAAG GGAACCAAAAGAGAAATCAAATGGACAGCATTTGTCCCCCATCAGAAATAGAGCACTGGACAACAACCAACCAACAGAGTCCTTAAAAAGTTCCATTCGAAATGATCCCAAGGAAGAGGACCAGCCAAGAGAGAAAACACAAGCCCAGGAGCTTCCGCAACAAACTCAAGAAACTGAGgagcaaaaacacaaagagatCCAAAGTGACAAaagagaaaaggatgtgaaaagtGAGCAGCACCCCACTGATGACAAGCCAGCAGAAAAGGAGAGTTCATCACCCAAGCAGCAGAGAGAGGATCTCAAATGGCCAAACAGTGATAGCCAACCCTGGGAGCCAGCTGAGAAGAAGATTAGAGTCGAGTATGAAACCCATGCCAAAAGCAGCAAGGTGAGAGTGAAGAAGGAGAAGAAAGACGACCAGGACCGTGAGGTTACAACACACCAGAAAGTTTTGGAAAAAACATGGCAGGATTCCAGAGCCTCTGCTATTAACCATTCACCTCTATCAACTATTCATTTGCCATCCTTTGGAATCACAGCTGGCCACCCTGGTCTTGACAGAACTAGGCTGGTGTCACCTTTTCTGGGAATGGGACCATTACCTGGTGCCGAAAGGCTGCCTTACTTGCCTCAACAATGGGAGTCTATGCGGAATGTTTACCGGGGTTTAGATCTTCCTCGTAGGGACTCCTTGGGCAAGGACCTCTTAATAAGAACCGACCCCCTGCAACGTACCATGATGGGGCACCCTGCTTACCCACGAGAGCCATTTCTGCAGTCCATGGTCCTGGAGCAAAGGAGTCAAATGGAGGAACGGCAACGCCTGGCCTTCCTGAGAGAAGAGAGCGAGCGATGCCGCCTACTGGCTATGCATCATACTGCACTGGATCCTCAATTACTGCCTCCAGGACTCTTCACAGTCGCTTACCCCAGCACAGGGCTCCTACATTACAGCTCGCTCAGTAGGACTCTACCTGCTGCTTACGTACACACCCAACCACACCCACTTTTCCCAATGCTGGCAGCACGTCCAGGGTCTCCGAGACGGATGACCCCTCTCACAGACAGACCTGTTTTGCACCCGCACAGAGATACTGAGACTCGGTGA
- the LOC132122801 gene encoding autism susceptibility gene 2 protein homolog isoform X1: MFAPTTALPSPPPLLTGSALPVPSAPSTAPYTDHDLLRQELNSRFLVSQTVDRGGAPGPQAYLRTEFHQHQHTHQHTHQHTFSPFSHSIMPSPAAPLVRTPARQFDKYPTKVDTFHRHSLVPSYPSVMTGILPMVPPAGPFSSLQGAFQPKASNPLEVVSRPGSVAHQLLQKDSRLLDPMCLKPKKPGKWCAMHVHIAWQVYHHQQKIKKQMEPHKFDFGFKPEFQNKSPGSSFMGLQPRDLPRPSTILSNAGPTHPTVSPYGSPPHTPNNLHSVVPNHGLSILSSSAFGGLGNPSITPSAAHGTEDGKTVPTSSGPLESWNRLQQTPPSFPTPPLCSRPSETERAPSILDRAANKKDSLENKDDKEREPKEKSNGQHLSPIRNRALDNNQPTESLKSSIRNDPKEEDQPREKTQAQELPQQTQETEEQKHKEIQSDKREKDVKSEQHPTDDKPAEKESSSPKQQREDLKWPNSDSQPWEPAEKKIRVEYETHAKSSKVRVKKEKKDDQDREVTTHQKVLEKTWQDSRASAINHSPLSTIHLPSFGITAGHPGLDRTRLVSPFLGMGPLPGAERLPYLPQQWESMRNVYRGLDLPRRDSLGKDLLIRTDPLQRTMMGHPAYPREPFLQSMVLEQRSQMEERQRLAFLREESERCRLLAMHHTALDPQLLPPGLFTVAYPSTGLLHYSSLSRTLPAAYVHTQPHPLFPMLAARPGSPRRMTPLTDRPVLHPHRDTETR; the protein is encoded by the exons ATGTTTGCCCCGACGACAGCCCTGCCTTCTCCTCCTCCGCTCTTAACAGGAAGTGCTCTGCCAGTGCCCAGTGCACCATCAACTGCTCCCTACACAG ATCATGACCTACTGCGGCAGGAGTTAAACTCTCGGTTCCTGGTCTCCCAGACCGTCGATCGAGGAGGCGCTCCAGGTCCCCAGGCCTACCTGCGCACGGAATTTCACCAGCACcagcacacacaccaacacacacatcaGCACACCTTCTCTCCCTTCTCCCATTCCATCATGCCCAGCCCAGCAGCACCACTGGTGCGTACCCCTGCCAGACAA TTTGACAAATACCCCACTAAAGTGGACACCTTCCATAGACACAGT TTGGTCCCATCCTATCCGTCAGTAATGACTGGAATACTTCCAATGGTTCCACCTGCTGGACCATTCAGCTCTCTCCAGGGAGCTTTTCAACCCAAG GCTTCCAACCCACTAGAGGTGGTGTCAAGACCAGGATCAGTGGCACACCAACTTTTACAGAAGGACTCCAGA cttcttGACCCCATGTGTCTTAAACCAAAG AAACCTGGGAAGTGGTGTGCAATGCATGTCCACATTGCATGGCAAGTTTACCATCATCAGCAAAAAATTAAG AAGCAGATGGAGCCACATAAGTTTGACTTTGGGTTTAAGCCTGAGTTTCAGAACAAATCGCCTGGCTCAAGCTTCATGGGATTGCAACCACGCGATTTACCCCGTCCCTCCACCATCCTCTCTAATGCAG GTCCCACACACCCAACAGTTTCACCCTATGGATCCCCACCGCATACCCCAAACAATCTTCACAGTGTAGTCCCCAATCATG GCCTAAGTATACTGAGTTCATCTGCCTTTGGAGGACTAGGAAACCCATCAATAA CACCAAGTGCAGCACATGGGACTGAAGATGGTAAAACAGTGCCAACTTCAAGCGGACCACTAGAGTCCTGGAACAGACTGCAGCAGACTCCCCCATCCTTCCCGACGCCCCCTCTATGTTCAAGGCCTTCTGAAACTGAGAGAGCTCCCTCCATACTAGACAGAGCAGCAAATAAGAAAGATTCCCTAGAGAACAAAGATGACAAGGAAAG GGAACCAAAAGAGAAATCAAATGGACAGCATTTGTCCCCCATCAGAAATAGAGCACTGGACAACAACCAACCAACAGAGTCCTTAAAAAGTTCCATTCGAAATGATCCCAAGGAAGAGGACCAGCCAAGAGAGAAAACACAAGCCCAGGAGCTTCCGCAACAAACTCAAGAAACTGAGgagcaaaaacacaaagagatCCAAAGTGACAAaagagaaaaggatgtgaaaagtGAGCAGCACCCCACTGATGACAAGCCAGCAGAAAAGGAGAGTTCATCACCCAAGCAGCAGAGAGAGGATCTCAAATGGCCAAACAGTGATAGCCAACCCTGGGAGCCAGCTGAGAAGAAGATTAGAGTCGAGTATGAAACCCATGCCAAAAGCAGCAAGGTGAGAGTGAAGAAGGAGAAGAAAGACGACCAGGACCGTGAGGTTACAACACACCAGAAAGTTTTGGAAAAAACATGGCAGGATTCCAGAGCCTCTGCTATTAACCATTCACCTCTATCAACTATTCATTTGCCATCCTTTGGAATCACAGCTGGCCACCCTGGTCTTGACAGAACTAGGCTGGTGTCACCTTTTCTGGGAATGGGACCATTACCTGGTGCCGAAAGGCTGCCTTACTTGCCTCAACAATGGGAGTCTATGCGGAATGTTTACCGGGGTTTAGATCTTCCTCGTAGGGACTCCTTGGGCAAGGACCTCTTAATAAGAACCGACCCCCTGCAACGTACCATGATGGGGCACCCTGCTTACCCACGAGAGCCATTTCTGCAGTCCATGGTCCTGGAGCAAAGGAGTCAAATGGAGGAACGGCAACGCCTGGCCTTCCTGAGAGAAGAGAGCGAGCGATGCCGCCTACTGGCTATGCATCATACTGCACTGGATCCTCAATTACTGCCTCCAGGACTCTTCACAGTCGCTTACCCCAGCACAGGGCTCCTACATTACAGCTCGCTCAGTAGGACTCTACCTGCTGCTTACGTACACACCCAACCACACCCACTTTTCCCAATGCTGGCAGCACGTCCAGGGTCTCCGAGACGGATGACCCCTCTCACAGACAGACCTGTTTTGCACCCGCACAGAGATACTGAGACTCGGTGA
- the LOC132122802 gene encoding histone H4 transcription factor-like translates to MAKRRNVSKIVVACEWASCTFKSPSMEELSDHMSLHLKEHLGEGDAMEELEDYPCLWRGCEFLAMGSQSELIAHAHFHIFHSKLKHIGTQLLESHPELPSCTQDLHSSSLVPDVSEGFVCQWQHCDSSFNNPEWFYRHVDMHAHCTELQPLPDRQQALFCSWSGCDAFFKIKYRLREHLRSHTQERLVACPTCGCMFSSNTKFFDHIQRQAEPEDSLTCGHCDKAFANERLLRDHVRQHVNHIKCPLCDMTCTSLSTLKIHIKFRHCDERPFPCDFCESSFKNQHDLRRHMETHNEGAAYRCTVEGCGYSSRMAHTMSQHYRRVHEDNMVPRYKCHLCDKTFSWCYTLTLHLRKKHQLKWPSGHSRFRYKKDEDGYLRLNMVRYETVEVTEELIKNMAEKRTPRKVSGSTNHSKEPIVHPDSGNSTPQHSSSASSPSSSSSTSELLECTDGSGLKGDETSVYCVLNTVTEVSGDPEEEALPGGPSGAVRALTAVARGLGMDVV, encoded by the exons ATGGCAAAAAGAAGAAATGTCTCCAAAATAGTGGTGGCATGCGAGTGGGCATCATGCACTTTCAAGAGTCCAAGCATGGAGGAGTTGAGTGATCATATGTCTCTACATCTCAAAGAGCATCTTGGGGAAGGAGATGCAATGGAGGAACTGG AGGATTATCCGTGTTTATGGAGGGGCTGTGAGTTCCTGGCGATGGGAAGCCAAAGTGAGCTGATCGCTCATGCCCATTTCCACATCTTCCACAGCAAGCTGAAACACATTGGGACTCAGCTTCTCGAGTCCCACCCCGAACTGCCTAGTTGCACTCAGGACCTTCACAGCAGCAGCCTAGTCCCGGATGTCTCTGAGGGATTCGTCTGTCAGTGGCAGCACTGTGAT AGCTCCTTTAATAACCCTGAGTGGTTCTACCGTCATGTTGACATGCATGCACACTGCACTGAGCTCCAGCCCCTTCCTGATCGACAGCAGGCTCTCTTCTGCAGCTGGTCAG GCTGTGATGCTTTCTTTAAAATCAAGTACCGCCTACGTGAGCATCTGCGCAGTCACACACAGGAGCGGCTGGTCGCTTGCCCCACCTGCGGCTGTATGTTCTCCAGCAATACCAAGTTCTTTGACCATATCCAGAGACAAGCAGAACCAGAAG attctCTTACATGTGGACATTGTGACAAAGCATTTGCCAACGAGAGGCTTCTGAGAGACCATGTTCGTCAGCATG TGAATCATATCAAATGTCCTCTCTGTGACATGACCTGCACGTCCCTTTCCACCCTGAAGATCCACATCAAATTCCGTCACTGCGATGAGAGGCCCTTCCCATGTGACTTCTGTGAGAGCAG CTTTAAGAACCAGCATGATCTGCGGAGACACATGGAAACACACAATGAGGGAGCAGCGTACCGCTGCACAGTAGAGGGCTGTGGATACTCTTCACGCATGGCACACACCATGAGCCAGCACTACAGACGAGTACATGAG GACAACATGGTTCCGAGGTATAAGTGTCACCTTTGTGACAAGACCTTCTCTTGGTGTTACACTCTCACCCTCCACCTTCGAAAGAAGCATCAACTCAAATGGCCATCTGGACACTCCCGTTTTAG GTACAAGAAGGATGAGGATGGCTATCTGCGGCTCAACATGGTGCGTTATGAGACTGTAGAGGTTACAGAAGAGTTGATCAAAAACATGGCTGAAAAACGCACCCCTCGTAAGGTCTCTGGTTCAACCAATCACTCCAAGGAGCCCATAGTGCATCCCGACAGCGGCAATAGCACTCCCCAACACTCTTCCTCAGCCTCGTCTCCTTCCTCATCTTCCTCAACCTCAGAGCTCCTGGAGTGTACTGACGGCAGTGGATTAAAAGGTGATGAAACATCTGTGTATTGTGTGTTGAACACTGTGACTGAAGTCAGTGGGGATCCAGAAGAAGAGGCCCTGCCCGGTGGGCCATCAGGGGCTGTTAGAGCTCTGACTGCAGTGGCTAGAGGTCTAGGAATGGATGTGGTATAA